A single genomic interval of Apteryx mantelli isolate bAptMan1 chromosome 19, bAptMan1.hap1, whole genome shotgun sequence harbors:
- the LOC106490799 gene encoding uncharacterized protein, translating to MDFLPFTRFCFLLLTVSSAFLTTAIPSGDPAQGTKGSSFSSTNVTVYDCKRCGIRVCELSNFSCCDVIGETRNKMFSNEVIQLVAEETHITVCFQQEDTSPEGIYTIFWVKAEGMGYSCGSLEAKENRKDIIITEWKKTCCTADVQPEVPNSSLNCYSDLPGKKGFLSSSVSKEGNFDITTVFVALVGCAVVLVVYCVLKKMKPYSQTKCMFPMGNLA from the exons ATGGATTTTCTCCCCTTCACGCGTTTTTGTTTCCTGCTGCTGACAGTTTCATCTGCCTTTCTAA CTACTGCTATACCCAGTGGTGACCCTGCTCAGGGGACAAAAGGCTCTTCCTTTAGCAGCACAAATGTGACAGTCTATGACTGCAAGCGCTGTGGTATCAGAGTATGCGAGTTATCCAATTTCAGTTGCTGTGATGTAATCGGTGAAACACGAAACAAGATGTTTTCAAATGAAGTAATTCAGCTGGTGGCCGAAGAAACACATATCACTGTGTGCTTTCAGCAAGAAGATACTTCTCCAGAAGGAATTTACACCATCTTCTGGGTGAAAGCCGAGGGAATGGGATATTCATGTGGCAGCCTGGAGGCTAAAG AGAATAGGAAGGACATCATCATTACAGAGTGGAAAAAGACTTGCTGTACAGCAGACGTCCAGCCCGAAGTGCCCAACAGTTCCTTGAATTGCTACAGTGATCTGCCAGGCAAAAAGG GTTTCTTGTCATCTTCGGTCAGCAAAGAAGGCAACTTTGACATCACCACCGTGTTTGTGGCTCTTGTGGGCTGTGCTGTAGTACTGGTAGTGTATTGTGttctaaaaaaaatgaaaccataCAGTCAGACAAAATGCATGTTTCCTATGGGTAACTTGGCTTAG